In Nicotiana tabacum cultivar K326 chromosome 11, ASM71507v2, whole genome shotgun sequence, a single window of DNA contains:
- the LOC107777672 gene encoding autophagy-related protein 3 translates to MVLSQLHGAFKGTVERITSPRTVSAFKEKGVLSVNEFVIAGDNLVSKCPTWSWESGDPSKMKSYLPADKQFLITRNVPCLRRAASVEEEYEAAGGEVLLDNEDNDGWLATHGKPKENKGAEDDNLPSMEALEISKKNSVQSNPSCVGGEEVEDIPDMGEYEEADNLIETDPATLQTTYLVAHEPDDDNILRTRTYDISITYDKYYQTPRVWLTGYDESRMLLQPELVLEDVSQDHARKTVTIEDHPHLPGKHASVHPCRHGAVMKKIIDVLMSRGVEPEVDKYLFLFLKFMASVIPTIEYDYTMDFDLGSSST, encoded by the exons ATGGTGCTATCGCAGCTGCACGGAGCGTTCAAAGGGACGGTAGAGAGAATCACAAGTCCTCGTACCGTCTCTGCTTTCAAAGAGAAGGGCGTTCTCAGCGTTAACGAGTTCGTTATTGCTGGCGATAATCTTGTCTCCAAATGCCCTACCTGGTCTTG GGAGTCAGGTGACCCTAGTAAAATGAAGTCATATTTACCAGCTGACAAGCAATTCTTGATCACAAGAAATG TTCCTTGTCTAAGAAGAGCTGCATCAGTGGAGGAAGAATATGAGGCTGCAGGAGGTGAAGTTCTGCTTGATAATGAGGACAATGATGGTTGGCTGGCAACTCATGGGAAACCAAAAG AAAACAAAGGTGCTGAGGATGATAACTTGCCATCTATGGAAGCATTAGAGATTAGCAAAAAGAACTCTGTCCAGTCAAACCCGTCGTGCGTTGGAGGCGAGGAAGTGGAAGACATACCTGACATGGGAGAGTACGAGGAAGCTGACAATCTTATAGAAACAGATCCT GCTACCCTTCAGACTACATATCTTGTGGCTCATGAGCCGGATGATGACAACATTCTAAGAACACGAACATATGATATCAGCATCAC GTATGACAAGTACTATCAAACGCCTCGTGTATGGCTCACTGGATATGATGAG TCAAGGATGCTTTTGCAACCAGAGCTCGTACTTGAGGATGTCAGTCAAGACCATGCACGCAAAACG GTGACCATTGAAGACCATCCACATCTTCCAGGGAAACATGCTTCAGTACATCCTTGTCGGCACGGGGCTGTGATGAAGAAAATTATTGATGTTCTCATGTCGCGAGGAGTTGAACCTGAAGTTGACAA GTACCTCTTCCTATTCTTGAAGTTTATGGCTTCCGTGATTCCAACAATTGAATACGATTACACTATGGACTTTGATCTTGGTAGCAGTAGCACCTGA